In Vicingus serpentipes, the following are encoded in one genomic region:
- the rplS gene encoding 50S ribosomal protein L19, with the protein MDAIKLVENDLSPVNEFPTFGAGDTIIVSYKIKEGNKERIQQFQGVVIQRRNSGANETFTIRKMSGNIGVERIIPLASPFIDKIEVVKHGSVRRARIYYLRERTGKSARIKERKRIAKK; encoded by the coding sequence ATGGACGCGATTAAATTAGTAGAAAACGACTTATCTCCAGTAAACGAATTTCCAACGTTTGGAGCCGGTGATACAATTATAGTATCTTATAAAATTAAAGAAGGAAACAAAGAAAGAATTCAGCAATTTCAAGGTGTAGTTATTCAAAGAAGAAATTCTGGAGCTAACGAAACTTTCACAATTAGAAAAATGTCTGGTAATATTGGTGTAGAAAGAATTATTCCTCTTGCTTCTCCTTTTATTGATAAAATTGAAGTTGTGAAACACGGTAGTGTTAGAAGAGCTAGAATATATTACCTTAGAGAAAGAACTGGTAAATCTGCTAGAATCAAGGAAAGAAAAAGAATTGCTAAGAAGTAA
- a CDS encoding SpoIIE family protein phosphatase produces MKNKNIDNISYFILKATFLFLSFFVLTVNLLATQNFEEQIKLANDIYLSNPDSSFQLCKSIEEALKKAPNNELLLAKTSLCKTRYLTLKAKFEEASQILNNIIPVFEAQNELTLIAKCYSMKSIIANKIKEATNAIEYNQKAFDFYKKADNLAGQIATLTNRSFIFINFELYDSAYVTLDKLFFYETKMSNKDRYFFFQNFGNYYTKIGDNNNAINNFEKAILFAEKENLTDSKVTALTLISAPYRRLKEYDKALQYITKSIDLAKEYNLIYELNEAFDELILIYESKNDFKNAYLTKLVNDSINNEIYNVEKINRINQFENQLKLAEKEKVITQQQLILKEEQLHHSEAKSKIATLLFVVIICILLIVFVSFIFYRAKKLNHKINAQKEEIELQKIIVEVKNKEITSSISYAKRIQNAILPPLSLINNFLPESFIFYLPKDIVAGDFYWMQQVDDTILFGVADCTGHGVPGAMVSVVCDNALNRATRELNIKQPAKILDAVSEIVIETFAKSEADVKDGMDIALCSWNKKTNAIEYAGANNSLYLIRNGELIETKADKQPIGKSLIKHPFTNHIIEIQKNDFIYLFSDGYADQFGGPKGKKFMYKAFKQMLIRYSSLPVKEQEEAIKSTFFKWKETHEQVDDICILGVKL; encoded by the coding sequence ATGAAAAATAAAAACATTGATAACATATCTTACTTTATTTTAAAAGCAACTTTTCTGTTTTTGAGCTTTTTTGTACTTACAGTCAATTTATTAGCTACTCAAAATTTCGAAGAACAAATAAAACTAGCAAATGATATCTACTTATCTAACCCAGATTCTTCATTTCAACTTTGTAAGTCAATTGAAGAAGCATTAAAAAAAGCTCCTAATAACGAATTACTTTTAGCAAAAACAAGCCTTTGTAAAACTCGATATTTAACACTTAAAGCAAAATTTGAAGAAGCTAGTCAAATTCTAAATAATATTATACCAGTTTTTGAAGCTCAAAATGAACTCACGCTCATTGCAAAATGCTATTCTATGAAAAGTATTATTGCCAATAAAATAAAAGAGGCAACAAATGCAATAGAATATAATCAAAAAGCATTCGATTTCTATAAAAAAGCCGATAATCTTGCAGGACAAATTGCTACACTCACTAATCGTTCTTTTATTTTTATAAATTTCGAACTATATGATTCTGCTTATGTGACATTAGACAAACTATTTTTTTATGAAACAAAAATGTCGAATAAAGACCGATATTTCTTCTTTCAGAACTTTGGAAATTATTACACAAAAATTGGCGACAATAACAATGCAATAAACAATTTTGAAAAAGCAATTTTATTTGCTGAAAAAGAAAACCTTACAGATAGTAAAGTAACTGCTTTAACTTTAATATCAGCTCCTTATCGAAGATTAAAAGAATATGACAAAGCTCTTCAATACATTACAAAAAGTATAGACTTAGCAAAAGAATACAACTTAATTTATGAATTAAATGAAGCTTTTGATGAATTGATATTAATATATGAATCAAAAAATGACTTTAAAAATGCTTACTTAACTAAACTAGTTAATGACTCTATTAATAATGAAATTTATAATGTAGAAAAAATTAATAGAATTAATCAATTTGAAAATCAACTAAAGTTAGCTGAAAAAGAAAAAGTAATTACTCAACAACAATTAATTTTAAAAGAAGAACAATTACATCATAGTGAAGCAAAATCAAAAATTGCGACTCTGCTATTTGTTGTTATTATCTGTATACTCTTAATTGTTTTTGTCAGTTTTATATTTTACCGAGCTAAAAAATTAAATCATAAAATAAATGCTCAAAAAGAAGAAATTGAACTTCAAAAAATAATTGTTGAAGTAAAAAATAAAGAAATAACAAGTAGTATTTCATATGCAAAAAGAATACAAAACGCTATTTTACCACCCTTGAGTTTAATTAATAATTTTTTACCCGAGAGTTTTATTTTTTACCTACCTAAAGACATTGTTGCTGGCGATTTTTATTGGATGCAACAAGTTGATGACACAATTCTTTTTGGCGTTGCCGATTGTACTGGACATGGCGTTCCTGGTGCAATGGTAAGTGTTGTTTGTGATAATGCATTAAATAGAGCTACACGAGAACTAAATATAAAACAACCAGCAAAAATACTAGATGCTGTATCGGAAATTGTGATAGAAACTTTTGCAAAAAGCGAGGCTGATGTTAAAGATGGAATGGACATCGCTCTATGCTCATGGAATAAAAAAACAAATGCTATAGAATATGCAGGCGCTAATAATTCATTATACCTAATAAGGAATGGAGAATTAATTGAGACTAAAGCTGACAAACAACCAATAGGAAAATCATTAATTAAGCACCCTTTTACTAACCATATAATAGAAATTCAAAAAAATGACTTTATTTATTTATTCTCTGATGGATATGCCGATCAATTTGGAGGTCCAAAAGGGAAAAAATTTATGTACAAAGCATTTAAACAAATGTTAATTAGATACAGTTCATTACCAGTTAAAGAACAAGAGGAAGCTATAAAATCAACTTTCTTTAAATGGAAAGAAACTCACGAACAAGTAGATGACATCTGTATTTTGGGAGTTAAATTATAA
- a CDS encoding tetratricopeptide repeat protein, with protein sequence MKTRLIKYCFINFYLLLLFINLPQQSFSNEKIVKLESSSLNQDTSKVNLYIEIAQDYIDTNFVMALKYAQKANNLSQKINYQSGYITSLRLLSDANDYLGRYSEAQEINFKMLDHYKKINDEEEIHSTNINIGIINYYQENYDQSIDYTFRALSYYQNKDDLTGISICYNNLANVYSDRLDYKTALKYYFKALALDEETNNKDGIALIKGNIGEVYIELQEFDKALKFLEEALAIAEEINDQWQQANLMSGLGNLLFKKGQQEDALNYLFKALEINQKLGAVAEQSEIYQIIYQVYETRKQFDKAFYYLNLYTSLNDSVYNKETVDKIAEMNAIYEIEEKEEELRNQEELAEYQKNQKIALILSLVLLLGIVFISIRGNLTKKKINETLAQQKILIETKNRDITDSIQYAKQIQSAILPSDETIKKLFASNFVFYKPKDIVAGDFYWALELPNQILFAVADCTGHGVPGAMVSVVCNSALNRAVKEFNLNSPAKILDKATEIVIETFEKSNSNIKDGMDIALCSFDKETNELEYAGANNSIYLIRNGELIETKADKQPVGKFVNSKPFTNKQIKLEKNDSLYLFTDGYSDQFGGPKGKKYKYKAFKQLLINIHKKAMNEQKQIIYKSFIDWQGNLEQIDDVCIVGIRI encoded by the coding sequence ATGAAAACTAGACTAATAAAATATTGTTTTATTAATTTTTATCTATTACTACTTTTCATAAACCTTCCTCAGCAATCTTTTTCAAATGAAAAGATTGTAAAATTAGAATCAAGTTCTTTAAATCAAGACACTTCCAAGGTAAATCTGTATATTGAAATTGCTCAAGATTACATTGACACCAACTTTGTAATGGCACTAAAATATGCCCAAAAAGCAAATAACTTATCCCAAAAAATTAATTATCAAAGTGGATACATCACAAGTCTTAGGTTGCTTTCTGATGCAAATGATTATTTAGGTAGATATTCTGAAGCTCAAGAGATTAATTTCAAAATGTTAGATCATTACAAAAAAATAAATGACGAGGAAGAAATACATTCTACCAACATAAATATTGGAATTATAAATTATTACCAAGAAAATTATGACCAATCTATTGACTACACATTTAGGGCTTTAAGCTATTATCAAAATAAAGATGATTTAACAGGTATTTCAATTTGCTATAATAACTTAGCTAATGTATATTCTGATAGATTAGACTACAAAACAGCACTTAAATATTACTTTAAAGCATTAGCTTTAGATGAAGAAACAAATAATAAAGATGGTATAGCATTAATTAAAGGAAATATAGGTGAAGTTTATATTGAACTACAAGAATTCGATAAAGCTCTTAAATTCTTAGAAGAAGCTTTAGCTATAGCAGAAGAAATAAATGATCAATGGCAGCAAGCTAATTTAATGTCTGGACTCGGTAATTTATTATTTAAAAAAGGTCAACAAGAAGATGCTTTGAATTATTTGTTTAAAGCACTTGAGATAAATCAAAAACTTGGTGCTGTTGCAGAACAATCAGAAATTTATCAAATAATCTATCAAGTTTATGAAACTAGAAAACAATTTGATAAAGCGTTTTATTATCTTAATTTATACACTTCTTTAAACGATAGTGTTTACAATAAAGAAACTGTAGATAAGATTGCTGAAATGAATGCAATTTATGAAATTGAAGAAAAAGAAGAAGAATTAAGAAATCAAGAGGAATTAGCCGAATATCAAAAAAATCAAAAAATCGCACTAATACTTAGCCTTGTGTTATTGTTAGGTATCGTATTCATTTCAATTCGTGGTAATCTCACTAAAAAGAAAATAAATGAAACACTCGCTCAACAAAAGATTTTAATTGAAACCAAAAACAGAGACATTACTGATAGCATTCAATATGCTAAGCAAATACAATCTGCTATACTCCCATCTGATGAAACTATAAAAAAATTGTTTGCTAGTAATTTTGTTTTTTACAAACCAAAAGATATAGTAGCTGGTGATTTTTATTGGGCATTAGAATTACCAAATCAAATTTTATTTGCCGTAGCAGATTGTACTGGTCATGGTGTCCCAGGCGCAATGGTTAGTGTAGTATGTAATAGTGCTTTAAATAGAGCTGTAAAAGAGTTTAATCTTAACTCACCTGCAAAAATCCTGGATAAAGCAACTGAGATTGTAATTGAAACCTTTGAAAAAAGTAATTCAAACATAAAAGATGGAATGGATATCGCTTTATGCTCTTTCGATAAAGAAACAAATGAACTAGAATATGCTGGTGCAAATAATTCAATTTATTTAATTAGAAATGGAGAATTAATTGAAACCAAAGCCGATAAACAACCTGTTGGAAAATTTGTAAACAGCAAACCTTTCACCAACAAACAAATTAAATTAGAAAAAAACGATAGCCTATATCTTTTTACTGATGGTTATTCAGATCAGTTTGGAGGCCCAAAGGGTAAAAAATATAAATACAAAGCATTTAAACAGCTTCTCATAAATATCCATAAAAAAGCTATGAATGAGCAAAAACAAATTATATATAAAAGCTTTATTGATTGGCAGGGTAACTTAGAGCAAATTGATGATGTTTGCATTGTAGGCATTCGGATATAG
- a CDS encoding Cbp1 family collagen-binding glycoprotein adhesin, with translation MNLNKLKPIALIFITTLFFACNTDELENKIADLEQQNHELQGGSTAKDGQIEEYMKSMNEIYDNLAVIKEKENLINTNIDMSNGEINESMKDKIVEDITLINSLLEDNKKKMANLNSKLKKSNLKVAELEKMIENLMQQIEDKDAEIGTLQTQLANANAQLRVLFEEYNNRIEELGEQTDKLNTAYYCYGTSKELKEKGVVTKEGGFIGLGKTTKLSDDFNKEYFTQIDITLVQQVDLMSKKAKLITNHPADSYKLEGTDDMIEKLVIIDANKFWSASKYLVIVVE, from the coding sequence ATGAACTTAAACAAACTTAAACCAATTGCATTAATTTTTATTACAACTCTATTTTTTGCTTGTAATACAGACGAACTAGAAAATAAAATTGCTGATTTAGAGCAACAAAATCATGAATTACAAGGAGGCTCAACAGCAAAAGATGGACAGATTGAAGAATACATGAAATCGATGAATGAGATTTATGATAATCTTGCTGTAATTAAAGAGAAAGAAAACTTAATCAATACAAATATTGATATGAGTAATGGGGAGATTAATGAGAGTATGAAGGATAAGATTGTTGAAGACATCACATTAATCAATTCATTGTTAGAGGATAACAAAAAGAAGATGGCAAACTTAAATTCGAAACTTAAAAAATCGAATTTAAAAGTAGCTGAGTTAGAAAAAATGATTGAAAACTTAATGCAACAAATTGAAGATAAAGATGCTGAAATAGGAACTTTACAAACCCAATTGGCAAATGCAAATGCTCAACTTAGAGTTTTATTCGAGGAGTACAATAATAGAATAGAAGAACTTGGAGAGCAAACAGATAAATTAAATACAGCTTATTATTGTTATGGAACATCTAAAGAATTAAAAGAAAAAGGTGTTGTTACTAAGGAAGGTGGATTTATTGGCTTAGGCAAAACAACTAAACTTTCTGATGATTTTAATAAAGAATATTTTACTCAAATAGATATAACTTTAGTTCAACAAGTTGATTTAATGAGTAAAAAAGCAAAATTGATTACTAATCACCCTGCAGATTCATATAAATTAGAAGGGACTGACGATATGATAGAAAAATTAGTGATTATAGATGCAAATAAGTTTTGGTCAGCTTCAAAGTACTTAGTAATTGTTGTTGAATAA
- a CDS encoding PaaI family thioesterase: MEDLIRIYNQVNNFGRDNHYELNIIEEGLIHYEMTIEERHLATPTAAHGGVIAAFMDAVIGVAALSAIHKEGKLASTIEFKISYYQPAYLGDKLKGIGKVDKKGNRIIFTTGEIYNQHNEIVAKAIGTLNAYPFEKGDIAKKLNK; this comes from the coding sequence ATGGAAGATTTAATCAGAATATACAATCAGGTAAACAATTTTGGAAGAGATAACCATTATGAATTAAACATTATTGAAGAAGGCTTAATTCATTATGAAATGACTATTGAAGAAAGACATTTAGCAACTCCAACAGCTGCTCATGGTGGTGTTATTGCTGCTTTTATGGATGCAGTAATTGGTGTTGCAGCACTATCTGCTATTCATAAAGAGGGTAAACTTGCCTCAACCATAGAATTTAAAATAAGTTATTATCAACCAGCTTATTTGGGAGATAAACTTAAAGGAATTGGAAAAGTTGATAAAAAAGGCAATAGAATTATTTTTACTACTGGTGAAATTTATAATCAACACAACGAAATAGTTGCTAAAGCCATCGGCACTCTTAACGCTTATCCTTTTGAAAAAGGAGATATAGCTAAGAAATTAAACAAATAA
- a CDS encoding SiaC family regulatory phosphoprotein gives MEKFELKESIKIPRILIDYKNGKIRITGKSSLNNPDELYPRLIDLFQLYIQNPQPVTYVLIDLEFYNAESAKYLFTIIEMLIDLHQEKKSQLKITWHYDPDDYSIINDINKIVTT, from the coding sequence ATGGAAAAATTTGAACTTAAAGAATCAATTAAAATACCTAGAATATTAATTGATTATAAAAATGGTAAAATCAGAATAACAGGAAAATCTTCTTTAAATAATCCTGATGAACTTTACCCAAGACTTATTGACTTATTTCAATTGTACATTCAAAACCCACAACCTGTTACTTATGTATTAATTGATTTAGAGTTTTACAATGCAGAATCTGCAAAGTATTTATTTACAATAATAGAAATGCTAATTGACTTGCATCAAGAAAAGAAAAGCCAATTAAAAATTACTTGGCATTACGATCCAGATGATTATTCGATTATTAATGACATTAATAAAATTGTAACCACTTAA
- a CDS encoding M61 family metallopeptidase, whose protein sequence is MKIALFILSFFTLSFISASEINYEVSMPEPHTHYFEVKMEIIDYEKEYVDIKMPVWAPGSYLVREFAKSVENLSAKANNKLVSTEKLNKNTWRIHSNNAKNISITYAVYAFEMSVRTSFLDASHGYFNGSSIFMFVEELKNNPISLSIIPFEGWKKVSTSLTSVGDFKYKAPNYDILVDSPVEIGNHITFNFSSAGVTHHVAMYGEGNYDIEKLKVDMAKITQAATDVFGENPNKEYTFIIHNLTKGSGGLEHLSSTTLQVNRWTYDEDNYKGFLSLVAHEYFHLWNVKRIRPIELGPFDYNNENYTDLLWVMEGFTSYYDELLLYRAGIYTEDEIISKFRGSINNIENQPGNKVQPVADASFDAWIKAYRPTENSYNTTISYYTKGSVIANMLDLKIINSTNGEKSLDDLMKFLYSEYYKKEQRGFTSSEIKKAIENISGLDLTDFFKNYIDGTESFDYPTIFGYAGYNIETVLNKKPSLGISLNYNTISKVTRNSSAYDGGLNVNDEIIAIDGYRVNGKLDEFIQNKNVGDTINVLISRDEIIQSFEFPLKERGNTYYYILKENKEMNSVCKKWLRQL, encoded by the coding sequence ATGAAAATAGCGCTATTTATACTCTCTTTTTTTACTTTAAGTTTCATTTCTGCTTCAGAAATTAATTATGAAGTTTCTATGCCCGAACCTCATACACACTACTTTGAAGTGAAAATGGAAATTATTGATTATGAAAAAGAATATGTTGACATTAAAATGCCTGTTTGGGCTCCTGGCTCTTATTTAGTTAGAGAATTTGCAAAAAGTGTAGAAAATTTATCTGCTAAAGCAAATAATAAATTAGTGTCTACTGAAAAACTAAATAAAAACACATGGCGAATTCATAGCAATAATGCTAAAAACATATCAATAACTTATGCTGTTTATGCTTTCGAAATGAGCGTAAGAACAAGTTTTTTAGATGCTTCTCATGGTTATTTTAATGGTTCAAGTATTTTTATGTTTGTTGAAGAATTAAAAAACAACCCCATTTCTCTTTCTATAATTCCATTTGAAGGTTGGAAAAAAGTTAGTACATCATTAACTTCTGTTGGTGACTTTAAATATAAAGCACCAAACTATGACATCTTAGTTGATTCGCCTGTTGAAATTGGTAATCATATCACTTTTAATTTCAGCTCTGCTGGAGTAACTCATCATGTTGCTATGTATGGTGAAGGTAATTATGATATCGAAAAATTAAAAGTTGATATGGCTAAAATCACTCAAGCTGCAACTGATGTTTTTGGTGAAAATCCTAATAAAGAATATACATTTATTATACATAACTTAACTAAAGGTAGTGGTGGATTAGAGCACTTAAGCTCTACAACATTACAAGTTAATAGATGGACTTATGACGAAGATAATTATAAAGGATTTTTAAGTTTAGTTGCTCATGAATATTTCCATTTATGGAATGTTAAAAGAATTCGCCCAATAGAACTTGGTCCTTTTGATTATAATAATGAAAACTATACTGACTTGCTATGGGTAATGGAAGGTTTTACAAGTTACTATGATGAATTATTGTTATACAGAGCTGGAATCTATACTGAAGATGAAATCATTAGTAAATTCAGAGGGTCTATAAACAATATCGAAAACCAACCAGGCAACAAAGTTCAACCAGTTGCAGATGCAAGTTTTGACGCATGGATTAAAGCTTATAGACCTACAGAGAATAGTTATAACACAACTATTTCATATTACACTAAAGGTTCTGTTATTGCTAATATGCTAGATTTAAAAATAATTAATTCCACTAATGGGGAAAAATCACTTGATGATTTAATGAAGTTTTTATACTCCGAATATTATAAAAAAGAACAAAGAGGATTTACTTCCTCAGAAATTAAAAAAGCAATTGAAAATATTTCTGGATTAGATCTGACCGATTTTTTTAAAAACTATATTGATGGTACAGAATCTTTCGATTACCCAACCATTTTTGGTTATGCTGGCTATAATATAGAAACAGTATTAAACAAAAAACCAAGTCTAGGTATAAGTTTGAATTACAATACTATATCAAAAGTAACCCGTAATAGCTCTGCTTATGATGGAGGTTTAAATGTAAATGATGAGATAATTGCTATAGATGGATATCGAGTTAATGGCAAGCTAGATGAGTTTATACAAAATAAAAATGTAGGTGATACTATTAATGTATTAATCAGTAGAGATGAAATTATTCAATCTTTTGAATTCCCTCTAAAAGAAAGAGGTAATACCTATTATTATATCTTAAAAGAGAATAAAGAAATGAATTCAGTTTGTAAAAAATGGTTACGTCAATTATGA
- a CDS encoding dihydrofolate reductase, whose product MKISLIVAIAKNNAIGLNNDLLWRLPNDMKYFKEITSGHHIITGRKNYISIPQKFRPLPNRTNLVLTRQVDFSDEGSFIFNDLESAIDFAKSNNETELFIIGGGQIYKEALDKNLIDKMYITHVHHLFEADTFFPEIDQTVWKEINSESHQIDEKHPYSYSFVVYEKMN is encoded by the coding sequence ATGAAAATTTCACTAATAGTTGCCATTGCAAAAAACAATGCTATTGGATTAAACAACGATTTACTCTGGCGATTACCAAATGATATGAAGTACTTTAAAGAAATAACTTCTGGTCATCATATCATTACTGGCCGTAAAAACTACATCTCCATACCACAAAAATTCAGGCCACTACCGAATAGAACTAACTTGGTTTTAACTCGTCAAGTAGATTTTAGTGATGAGGGTAGCTTTATATTTAATGATTTAGAAAGTGCCATTGATTTCGCAAAATCAAATAATGAAACAGAACTTTTTATTATAGGTGGAGGACAAATTTATAAAGAAGCTTTGGATAAAAATTTAATTGATAAAATGTACATAACTCATGTTCATCATCTTTTTGAAGCAGATACTTTTTTCCCAGAAATAGATCAAACAGTATGGAAGGAAATAAATTCTGAATCTCATCAAATAGATGAAAAACATCCTTACTCCTATTCATTTGTTGTTTATGAAAAAATGAACTAA